Proteins from one Deinococcus sp. AB2017081 genomic window:
- a CDS encoding class I SAM-dependent methyltransferase, with product MDGPAQRKENLNLPAPAMTVAQRSNLSPMTARAYTAWRRRSLSLLAGQPFDLAREERLFLTQCAPQRGGWWLDAGTSTGFYAEVLARAGCRVLAADLSPAMLAEAARQHPHPGIDWAALNVEDSALPDASFDGVTVGATLNETHDPARFLRGVARVLRPGGQVWLMYLRRTGGPVQGVLAHPAAGGLTFPDPAWVARQLPGLHLAHGLTVGAVRFERHVKTTAGRHTAS from the coding sequence ATGGACGGCCCGGCGCAGCGCAAAGAAAACCTGAACCTGCCGGCGCCCGCCATGACCGTGGCCCAGCGCAGCAACCTCTCGCCCATGACCGCCCGCGCGTACACGGCGTGGCGTCGCCGCTCCCTGAGCCTGCTGGCCGGCCAGCCCTTCGACCTGGCACGGGAGGAACGGCTCTTCCTGACGCAGTGCGCTCCGCAGCGTGGCGGGTGGTGGCTGGACGCCGGCACCAGTACCGGCTTCTACGCGGAGGTGCTGGCCCGGGCCGGATGCCGCGTCCTGGCCGCCGACCTGAGCCCCGCCATGCTCGCCGAGGCGGCCCGCCAGCATCCTCACCCGGGGATCGACTGGGCAGCGCTGAACGTCGAGGACAGCGCCCTGCCAGACGCCAGTTTCGACGGCGTGACGGTCGGCGCGACCCTGAACGAGACCCATGACCCGGCGCGGTTCCTGCGCGGGGTCGCCCGTGTCCTGCGGCCCGGCGGGCAGGTGTGGCTGATGTATCTGCGGCGCACCGGCGGCCCCGTGCAGGGCGTGCTGGCCCACCCGGCGGCCGGCGGCCTGACGTTTCCCGATCCCGCGTGGGTGGCGCGGCAGCTGCCCGGCCTGCACCTGGCCCACGGCCTGACGGTCGGAGCCGTGCGGTTCGAGCGGCATGTGAAGACCACCGCTGGACGGCACACGGCTTCGTAA
- a CDS encoding phytoene/squalene synthase family protein, which yields MTATTTPATLKASVAHCRDVTRAHSKTFYLGSRFFPPRQRQAVWAVYAACRDGDDIADETSGDRAEHALADWWQRTERAFQGQPGTQPGDRALAWAAQAYDIPLSAFRELHEGLQMDVRGHEFEHMDDLALYCRRVAGVVGFMIAPISGYHGGERTLEHALHLGQAMQLTNILRDVGEDLARGRIYLPRSVMARHGVSEATLRAGVVTPAYRAMMLDLMTQARAWYTQGRRGIPLLHGSASLAVATAARAYEGILDDLVRNDFDNFGRRAHVSGPRKLMMLPRVWWELRTAALTS from the coding sequence ATGACCGCCACCACCACGCCCGCCACCCTGAAGGCGTCTGTGGCGCATTGCCGGGACGTGACACGGGCACATTCCAAGACCTTCTACCTGGGGTCGCGGTTCTTTCCGCCCCGGCAGCGGCAGGCGGTGTGGGCGGTCTATGCTGCGTGCCGCGACGGCGACGACATCGCCGACGAGACCAGTGGCGATCGCGCCGAACACGCGCTGGCCGACTGGTGGCAACGCACGGAACGCGCCTTCCAGGGCCAGCCCGGGACTCAGCCCGGTGACCGGGCCCTGGCGTGGGCCGCGCAGGCGTATGACATCCCGCTGTCGGCGTTCCGTGAACTGCACGAGGGCCTGCAGATGGACGTGCGCGGGCACGAGTTCGAGCACATGGACGATCTGGCGCTGTACTGCCGGCGTGTGGCGGGCGTGGTGGGGTTCATGATCGCCCCCATCAGCGGCTACCACGGCGGCGAGCGCACGCTGGAGCACGCCCTGCACCTGGGTCAGGCCATGCAGCTCACGAACATCCTGCGTGACGTGGGCGAGGATCTGGCCCGGGGGCGCATCTATCTGCCACGCAGCGTCATGGCCCGGCACGGGGTCAGTGAGGCCACGTTGCGGGCCGGTGTGGTCACGCCCGCGTACCGGGCGATGATGCTCGACCTGATGACCCAGGCCCGGGCGTGGTACACGCAGGGTCGCCGGGGCATCCCGCTGCTGCACGGCAGCGCCAGCCTGGCCGTGGCGACCGCCGCCCGCGCCTACGAGGGCATCCTGGACGATCTCGTCCGCAACGACTTCGACAACTTCGGCCGCCGTGCCCACGTCAGCGGCCCCCGCAAACTGATGATGCTGCCCCGCGTGTGGTGGGAACTGCGAACAGCGGCCCTCACGTCCTGA
- the crtI gene encoding phytoene desaturase family protein — translation MTSSHKTALIIGSGIGGLSLGIRLQALGFHTTILERLDQPGGRAYQKRTPDGYIFDMGPTVITVPHFIEELFALERGAGMLGEPDYPPHTLADDARVREGESGGPRTRDYVTLVPILPFYRIWFDDGTYFDYDGDPESTRRQIGALAPEDLAGYERFHADAKAIFERGFLELGYTHFGDVGSMLRVVPDLMRLDAVRTLFGFTSKYFTSSKMRQVFSFETLLVGGNPLSVPAIYAMIHFVEKTWGIHYAMGGTGALVRAFVRKFEELGGTIEYGRGVEEILVTDGGGRPVRFPVGKRVATGVRLEDGTVRHADIVVSNGDWANTYLKRVPAAARLVNNDLRVKAARQSMSLLVIYFGFRKDGSDLNLRHHNIILGPRYEALLTEIFGKKVLGQDFSQYLHIPTLTDPGLAPEGHHAAYTLVPVPHNASGLDWAVEGPKLVERVYAFLEERGYIPNLRGRLTHSEFITPDYFEGTLDSYLGNAFGPEPVLIQSAFFRPHNRSEDVGNLYMVGAGAQPGGGTPSVMMSAKMTARLIADDFGIHPEVRDGVPEVVGAAD, via the coding sequence ATGACCAGTTCCCACAAGACCGCCCTCATCATCGGCTCCGGCATCGGCGGCCTGAGCCTCGGCATCCGGCTGCAGGCCCTGGGCTTCCACACGACCATCTTGGAGCGGCTCGACCAGCCCGGCGGGCGGGCCTACCAGAAGCGCACGCCGGACGGCTATATCTTCGACATGGGGCCGACCGTGATCACCGTGCCGCACTTCATCGAGGAGCTGTTCGCATTGGAGCGCGGCGCGGGGATGCTGGGGGAGCCCGACTATCCCCCCCATACCCTGGCCGACGACGCGCGGGTACGCGAGGGCGAGAGCGGTGGCCCGCGCACCCGCGATTACGTGACGCTCGTGCCGATCCTGCCCTTCTACCGCATCTGGTTCGATGACGGCACCTACTTCGACTACGACGGCGACCCGGAGAGCACCCGCCGCCAGATCGGCGCCCTGGCCCCGGAAGATCTCGCGGGCTACGAGCGCTTCCATGCCGACGCAAAGGCCATCTTCGAGCGCGGGTTTCTGGAACTGGGGTACACCCACTTCGGCGACGTGGGCAGCATGCTGCGTGTCGTGCCCGACCTGATGCGCCTGGACGCCGTGCGCACCCTGTTCGGCTTCACGTCCAAGTATTTCACCAGCTCCAAGATGCGGCAGGTCTTCTCCTTCGAGACGCTGCTGGTCGGCGGCAATCCGCTGAGCGTGCCCGCCATCTACGCCATGATCCACTTCGTCGAGAAGACGTGGGGCATTCACTACGCCATGGGCGGCACCGGGGCGCTGGTGCGGGCGTTTGTCCGGAAGTTCGAGGAACTCGGCGGCACGATCGAGTATGGGCGGGGGGTCGAGGAGATTCTCGTCACGGACGGCGGCGGCCGGCCCGTCAGGTTCCCGGTCGGCAAACGGGTCGCCACCGGCGTGCGGCTGGAGGACGGCACCGTGCGCCATGCGGACATCGTGGTCAGCAACGGCGACTGGGCGAACACCTACCTCAAGCGGGTGCCGGCCGCCGCCCGGCTGGTCAACAACGATCTGCGCGTGAAGGCCGCCCGCCAGAGCATGAGCCTGCTGGTCATCTACTTCGGGTTCCGCAAGGACGGCAGCGACCTGAACCTGCGCCACCACAACATCATCCTGGGGCCGCGCTATGAGGCGCTGCTGACCGAGATCTTCGGGAAGAAGGTGCTGGGCCAGGACTTCAGCCAGTACCTGCACATCCCCACCCTGACCGATCCCGGCCTGGCCCCGGAGGGGCACCACGCCGCGTACACGCTGGTGCCGGTGCCACACAACGCCAGCGGCCTCGACTGGGCGGTCGAGGGGCCGAAGCTGGTGGAGCGCGTCTACGCCTTCCTGGAGGAACGGGGCTACATCCCGAACCTGCGCGGACGGCTGACCCACAGCGAGTTCATCACCCCGGACTACTTCGAGGGCACCCTGGATTCGTACCTGGGCAACGCCTTCGGCCCGGAGCCGGTGCTGATCCAGAGTGCGTTCTTCCGCCCGCACAACCGCAGTGAAGACGTGGGCAACCTGTACATGGTCGGCGCCGGTGCGCAGCCCGGTGGCGGCACCCCCAGCGTGATGATGTCGGCCAAGATGACCGCCCGCCTGATCGCCGACGACTTCGGCATCCACCCCGAGGTGCGCGACGGCGTTCCCGAGGTGGTGGGAGCAGCAGACTGA
- a CDS encoding alpha/beta hydrolase: MQPQRWTVPGAPVEGFVWPAATPRGTVLLSHGVGEYAGRYVERYHALIPTLVQAGFSVYSFDQRGHGTSAGRPAVVDMAVLVEDHLKAREALRGLPDPLFLFGHSMGGLVTAASAARDPRGVAGVVLSSPALLVGEHEPALVKRLAPLLARVAPGLPVTDLGTGRLSRLADEVAAYEADTVMYHGRVPALTGASMLTLSASLWPRYAQWTLPTLVLHGTADQITNPAGSQRFTDTIRSADKTLVLEDGGYHELLNDECRGRVRGVIVDWLQSHAAG; this comes from the coding sequence ATGCAACCTCAGAGATGGACGGTGCCGGGGGCACCTGTCGAGGGTTTCGTGTGGCCGGCCGCCACGCCACGTGGCACGGTGCTCCTGTCGCACGGCGTGGGCGAGTACGCGGGGCGCTATGTCGAGCGCTACCACGCGCTGATCCCCACCCTGGTGCAGGCGGGGTTCAGTGTGTACAGCTTCGACCAGCGCGGCCACGGCACGTCCGCGGGGCGACCGGCCGTGGTCGACATGGCGGTGCTGGTCGAGGATCACCTGAAGGCCCGTGAGGCGCTGCGTGGCCTCCCTGATCCGCTGTTCCTGTTCGGCCACTCGATGGGCGGTCTGGTCACGGCAGCCAGCGCGGCCCGCGATCCACGCGGCGTGGCGGGGGTCGTCCTGTCCAGTCCGGCCCTGCTGGTCGGCGAGCATGAGCCGGCCCTCGTGAAGCGGCTGGCCCCGCTGCTCGCACGCGTGGCCCCGGGATTGCCCGTCACCGATCTCGGGACGGGCCGCCTGTCCCGCCTGGCCGACGAAGTCGCTGCCTACGAGGCCGACACGGTCATGTACCACGGCAGGGTGCCCGCCCTGACCGGCGCGAGCATGCTGACCCTCAGCGCGTCGCTGTGGCCGCGGTACGCGCAGTGGACGCTGCCCACGCTGGTGCTGCACGGCACAGCCGACCAGATCACGAACCCTGCGGGCAGTCAACGCTTCACCGACACCATCCGCTCGGCCGACAAGACGCTGGTGCTGGAGGACGGCGGGTATCACGAACTGCTGAACGACGAGTGCCGGGGCCGGGTGCGCGGCGTGATCGTCGACTGGCTGCAGTCTCACGCCGCGGGCTGA
- a CDS encoding OsmC family protein, protein MADIARKASAHWEGDLRSGTGTVGTESGTLKDAQYSFKTRFENGVGTNPEELLAAAHAGCFTMQLSALLANHGHTIESLDTEATCEMVRDGAGFKVSTMRLTVRGKVTGSDQADFEEHVRDAADKCPLSNVMKGNVEIVHEAILE, encoded by the coding sequence ATGGCAGATATTGCAAGGAAGGCATCGGCCCACTGGGAAGGCGACCTGCGCAGCGGCACCGGCACGGTCGGCACCGAGAGTGGCACCCTGAAAGACGCGCAGTACAGCTTCAAGACGCGCTTCGAGAACGGCGTCGGCACCAACCCCGAGGAACTGCTCGCAGCGGCCCACGCCGGGTGCTTCACCATGCAGCTCTCGGCGCTGCTGGCGAATCACGGCCACACCATCGAGTCCCTCGACACCGAGGCCACCTGCGAGATGGTGCGCGACGGCGCCGGCTTCAAGGTCAGCACCATGCGCCTGACCGTGCGCGGCAAGGTCACGGGCAGCGATCAGGCCGACTTCGAGGAACACGTCCGCGACGCTGCCGACAAGTGCCCCCTGAGCAACGTCATGAAGGGCAACGTCGAGATCGTCCACGAAGCGATCCTCGAATAG
- a CDS encoding AAA family ATPase, protein MSHLYYLVGPPGSGKRTVGKALSALTGAALLDNHLTNDPVFLAAGVSSDTTVSAEIWELCFDVRKAVRRAMLHAPRRLAHIVTNYLTAEEREWANVERLRELAVTRGVPFVPVWLECPLPELERRMLLPERLERLKLRDPAVLRDLMTNAGNLPAPPDAIRLDTSRIGPADAALLIAQHAGALF, encoded by the coding sequence ATGAGCCACCTCTATTACCTCGTCGGGCCGCCGGGCAGTGGCAAGCGCACCGTGGGCAAGGCGCTGTCGGCGCTGACGGGCGCGGCGCTGCTGGACAACCACCTCACGAACGATCCGGTGTTTCTGGCGGCCGGGGTGAGCAGCGATACCACCGTCAGCGCCGAGATCTGGGAACTGTGCTTCGATGTAAGGAAGGCCGTGCGCCGGGCCATGCTGCACGCGCCGCGCAGGCTGGCCCACATCGTCACGAACTACCTGACGGCCGAGGAACGCGAGTGGGCGAATGTCGAGCGGCTGCGGGAGCTGGCCGTGACCAGGGGCGTGCCCTTTGTCCCGGTCTGGCTGGAATGCCCGCTGCCCGAACTGGAACGCCGGATGCTGCTCCCCGAGCGGCTGGAGCGCCTGAAACTGCGCGACCCGGCGGTGCTGCGTGACCTCATGACGAACGCGGGGAACCTGCCCGCCCCGCCGGACGCCATCCGCCTGGACACGTCGCGGATCGGCCCAGCGGACGCCGCGCTCCTGATCGCTCAACACGCGGGAGCGCTGTTCTGA
- a CDS encoding AAA family ATPase: MHLVGPPASGKRTVGLELARLTGAVLLDNHLFNDAVFRPYGADGLRPIPTEIHALASQVRALGLEAARRAPPDVSHIFTSYLTTKPSGPAALQLVRDLAGARAARYVPVWLTCDPAVLEERLEHPGRLERAKLRDPLILRQTLATSGVLAPPPDALVIDTTQLAAGETAARIAATLAQ, translated from the coding sequence ATGCATCTGGTCGGGCCGCCCGCGTCCGGCAAGCGCACGGTGGGGCTGGAACTGGCGCGGCTGACCGGGGCGGTGCTGCTGGACAATCACCTGTTCAATGACGCCGTGTTCAGGCCGTATGGCGCGGATGGACTGCGGCCCATCCCGACCGAGATCCACGCGCTGGCATCACAGGTGCGGGCGCTGGGACTGGAGGCGGCCAGACGTGCTCCGCCCGACGTCAGCCACATCTTCACCAGCTATCTGACGACAAAACCCTCTGGCCCGGCGGCCCTCCAGCTCGTGCGCGATCTGGCCGGTGCGCGTGCCGCCCGGTATGTGCCGGTGTGGCTGACCTGCGACCCGGCCGTGCTGGAGGAGCGGCTTGAGCATCCCGGGCGCCTGGAACGCGCCAAGCTGCGCGATCCGCTGATCCTGCGCCAGACGCTCGCCACGTCAGGCGTTCTGGCTCCGCCGCCGGACGCGCTGGTGATCGATACCACGCAGCTCGCGGCAGGGGAGACGGCGGCCCGGATTGCCGCCACCCTCGCTCAGTAG
- a CDS encoding acylphosphatase, with protein MRLTALVSGTVQGVGYRQYVQRRARDLNLHGYAENLIDGRVEVVAEGEEDDLTRLLHWIGRGPPHARVTEVQTQYAEATGLKDFHTY; from the coding sequence ATGCGCCTGACCGCTCTCGTCTCCGGCACCGTGCAGGGCGTCGGCTACCGCCAGTACGTGCAACGCCGCGCCCGCGACCTGAACCTCCACGGCTACGCCGAGAACCTCATCGACGGCCGGGTGGAGGTCGTCGCGGAGGGCGAGGAGGACGACCTGACCCGCCTGCTGCACTGGATCGGGCGCGGCCCCCCCCACGCCCGCGTGACCGAGGTGCAGACCCAGTACGCCGAGGCGACCGGCCTGAAGGACTTCCATACCTACTGA